The following proteins come from a genomic window of Paenibacillus spongiae:
- the spoIIGA gene encoding sigma-E processing peptidase SpoIIGA, with protein MNALDAVYVDVLFLMNVLINGSTLLLTAWVRGVRARWWRVLLSASLGAVYAVMLVFPSLNLLFSIPLKLLFSIMMLLVAFGFGSVQLFLRYIGAFYAVNFAIGGTVFGLQYLLMNGSNRLWDSMWIVNGNVHTELKLSTAFLLSSVCIGLYIYRSVMVFRKEKALVQTHLAEVCVTIGDRQQRCTGLIDTGNQLYEPLTRTPVMVMEASLWQADLPASWLLGIKEAQVDKLIAHMDASESAWQDRLRLVPYRGINRGAQFMLAIKPDRVVIEREDETFESTKVLIGLDAGKLVADGAYRAIIHPSLLQNRIVSE; from the coding sequence GTGAACGCCCTGGATGCGGTCTACGTCGATGTCTTATTTCTGATGAATGTGCTCATTAACGGCTCCACCTTACTGCTGACCGCTTGGGTTCGAGGCGTTCGAGCCAGGTGGTGGCGGGTCTTGCTGTCCGCATCGCTCGGCGCCGTTTATGCCGTGATGCTCGTGTTTCCATCGTTAAACCTGCTATTTTCCATTCCGCTCAAATTGTTGTTCTCCATCATGATGCTTCTTGTTGCATTCGGATTTGGAAGCGTGCAGTTGTTCCTTCGTTATATCGGCGCGTTCTATGCCGTCAATTTTGCGATCGGAGGCACCGTATTCGGACTGCAGTATTTGCTCATGAACGGCTCCAATCGGTTATGGGATTCCATGTGGATCGTAAACGGGAATGTACATACCGAATTAAAGCTAAGCACCGCATTTCTGTTGTCCTCCGTCTGTATCGGCTTGTATATTTACCGGTCGGTCATGGTTTTCCGCAAGGAAAAAGCGCTTGTGCAGACCCATCTTGCGGAGGTGTGCGTGACGATCGGCGACCGTCAGCAGCGGTGTACAGGTCTGATTGATACGGGCAACCAGCTCTATGAACCGCTGACGAGAACGCCGGTTATGGTAATGGAAGCCTCGCTCTGGCAGGCTGATTTGCCCGCCTCGTGGCTCCTGGGAATCAAAGAGGCGCAGGTCGACAAGCTGATCGCGCATATGGACGCAAGCGAATCCGCTTGGCAGGATCGGCTGCGGCTGGTGCCTTACCGGGGAATTAACCGCGGCGCTCAGTTTATGCTCGCCATCAAACCGGACCGGGTGGTCATCGAGCGGGAGGATGAAACATTCGAATCAACGAAAGTGCTCATCGGCCTTGATGCCGGAAAGCTTGTCGCAGATGGGGCCTATCGGGCAATAATCCATCCGTCGCTGCTGCAAAATCGGATCGTAAGCGAATGA
- the sigG gene encoding RNA polymerase sporulation sigma factor SigG, which yields MTRNKVEICGVDTAKLPVLTNAEMRELFTALQTKNEWAAREKLVNGNLRLVLSVIQRFNNRGEFVDDLFQVGCIGLMKAIDNFDLGQNVKFSTYAVPMIIGEIRRYLRDNNPIRVSRSLRDIAYKALQVRDSLTNKNSREPTIFEISEALNVPKEDVVFALDAIQDPVSLFEPIYHDGGDPIYVMDQISDDKNKDVSWIEEIALREAMHKLNDREKMILSMRFFEGKTQMEVADEIGISQAQVSRLEKSAIQQMQKHVKV from the coding sequence TTGACCCGAAACAAAGTCGAGATTTGTGGAGTGGATACCGCGAAACTGCCTGTTCTGACGAATGCCGAGATGCGAGAGCTGTTCACCGCATTGCAGACGAAGAATGAATGGGCAGCCAGAGAGAAATTGGTCAATGGCAACTTGAGGCTGGTGCTCAGTGTCATTCAGCGGTTTAATAACCGCGGTGAGTTCGTCGACGATTTGTTCCAGGTCGGCTGTATCGGACTGATGAAGGCGATCGACAATTTCGATCTAGGTCAGAACGTTAAATTTTCGACATATGCCGTGCCAATGATTATCGGCGAGATCCGCCGGTACTTGCGGGATAACAATCCAATCCGTGTTTCACGCAGCCTGCGGGATATCGCCTATAAGGCGCTGCAGGTACGGGACAGCTTAACGAACAAGAATTCGCGGGAACCGACGATTTTTGAAATTTCTGAAGCGCTCAATGTTCCGAAGGAAGATGTCGTCTTCGCGCTAGATGCCATTCAGGACCCGGTATCGTTGTTCGAACCGATTTATCATGACGGGGGCGACCCGATCTATGTGATGGATCAGATCAGCGACGATAAGAATAAGGACGTTTCCTGGATTGAGGAAATCGCGCTTCGGGAAGCGATGCATAAGCTGAATGACAGGGAAAAGATGATCCTGTCGATGCGCTTCTTCGAAGGCAAGACCCAGATGGAGGTCGCGGACGAAATCGGGATTTCGCAGGCGCAGGTGTCGCGGCTGGAGAAATCGGCCATTCAACAGATGCAGAAGCATGTTAAAGTCTAA
- a CDS encoding DivIVA domain-containing protein, producing MPLTPLDIHNKEFGRRLRGYDEDEVNEFLDQVIKDYELLIRENKELQNHSLALQEKLNHFANIEETLSKTIIVAQEAADDLKNNAKKEAQLIVKEAEKNADRIINESLAKSRKVSLEVEELKKQASIYRARFRTLVEAQLDLLSLEGWDSLDGNGQVKSEIARGS from the coding sequence ATGCCGTTAACGCCATTGGACATACACAACAAGGAATTCGGCAGACGTCTTCGCGGCTATGATGAAGACGAGGTGAATGAGTTTCTCGATCAAGTCATTAAAGACTATGAGCTGCTTATCCGTGAGAATAAAGAGTTGCAGAACCATTCGCTTGCTCTTCAGGAGAAGCTGAACCACTTCGCGAATATTGAAGAGACGCTCAGCAAGACGATTATCGTGGCGCAGGAAGCCGCGGACGATCTGAAGAACAATGCCAAGAAGGAAGCGCAGCTGATCGTGAAGGAAGCGGAGAAGAATGCAGACCGCATCATTAACGAATCGCTCGCCAAGTCGCGCAAGGTTTCGCTTGAAGTGGAGGAGCTGAAGAAGCAAGCTTCCATCTACCGCGCGCGGTTCCGTACGCTGGTTGAAGCGCAGCTTGATTTGTTAAGCTTGGAAGGTTGGGACTCGCTGGACGGCAACGGGCAAGTGAAGAGTGAAATCGCACGCGGTTCATAA
- a CDS encoding YlmC/YmxH family sporulation protein, with protein sequence MKISDFQTKDVINIVDGRKLGQVSDLELDLRQGRIDSIVVPNFTKFFGLFGGGTDVVIPWRNIVKIGADVVLVRIDDAKVLRGEEEEQAAR encoded by the coding sequence ATGAAAATATCCGATTTTCAAACGAAGGACGTCATCAATATCGTCGATGGCCGCAAGCTCGGCCAAGTGAGCGATCTGGAGCTTGATCTCAGGCAAGGGCGGATCGACTCGATCGTCGTTCCGAATTTCACGAAGTTCTTCGGTCTGTTCGGCGGCGGAACGGATGTCGTTATCCCCTGGCGGAATATTGTGAAGATTGGGGCGGATGTCGTGCTCGTGCGCATCGACGACGCCAAAGTTCTTCGGGGCGAAGAAGAGGAGCAAGCCGCGCGTTGA
- a CDS encoding YggT family protein, with protein MIIGYVLLSWLPNARESFIGVWLGKLVEPYLTPFRRIIPPIGGMLDISPIVAIFALQFVAYGIIAVIGFFV; from the coding sequence ATGATCATCGGCTACGTCCTGCTCTCATGGCTGCCTAATGCGCGAGAGAGCTTTATCGGCGTATGGCTGGGCAAGCTGGTTGAGCCTTATCTGACGCCATTTAGGCGGATCATCCCTCCGATCGGCGGCATGCTCGACATCTCGCCAATCGTTGCGATCTTCGCGCTTCAATTCGTCGCATATGGGATTATCGCGGTCATCGGCTTCTTCGTATGA
- a CDS encoding cell division protein SepF, with the protein MSVMNKFMNFFGLQEEEEIVERERVAQNQQQEEQEVETSPFEARKQTTKANNVVSIHSQKNIRVILHEPRSYDEAQEIADHLKNRRSVVVNLQRVRHDIAVRIVDFLGGTVYALGGGISKLGPNIFLCTPDSVEIQGTISEMLTEESDYKKMR; encoded by the coding sequence GTGAGCGTAATGAATAAATTTATGAACTTTTTCGGGCTGCAGGAAGAAGAGGAGATCGTCGAGCGAGAGCGGGTCGCACAGAACCAGCAGCAGGAAGAGCAGGAGGTTGAAACTTCTCCGTTCGAGGCACGTAAACAAACAACAAAAGCTAACAATGTTGTCAGCATTCATTCCCAGAAGAATATCCGTGTGATCCTTCACGAACCGAGGTCCTATGATGAAGCACAGGAAATAGCCGATCACCTGAAAAACCGTCGGTCGGTCGTCGTGAACTTACAGCGTGTCCGGCACGATATCGCGGTTCGGATCGTCGATTTCCTCGGCGGTACCGTATACGCATTGGGCGGCGGCATATCGAAGCTCGGGCCGAATATCTTTTTGTGCACGCCGGATTCGGTTGAAATTCAAGGCACCATTTCGGAAATGCTGACAGAAGAGTCTGATTACAAAAAAATGAGGTGA
- a CDS encoding YlmH family RNA-binding protein: MTKQNLYVHFHPDERPFVDRVSEWMERAAYGHEMKRTDFLDPRQAEIVGSLANRMPEVQLKLSGGYEGAERKRALIAPEYRMLDDEPDGVALLRITASSQGHLELEHGDYLGALLGLGIKRDRIGDLHIHEDFCHCLLAEEIADYINIHLRQVHRVHVLTDIVPLSDLRIAEADLEEMSLSVASLRLDGIASDVHRVSRAKIVDPIRAGRCRINWKVEEDPSAPLKEGDVVSMQGLGRFKVLGVEGMTKKGRQRVRIGKFI, from the coding sequence ATGACGAAGCAGAATCTATATGTTCACTTCCATCCGGACGAGCGGCCGTTTGTCGACCGGGTCTCGGAATGGATGGAACGGGCCGCATATGGACATGAGATGAAGAGAACCGATTTTCTCGATCCGAGGCAAGCCGAGATCGTCGGCAGCTTAGCGAACCGTATGCCGGAAGTGCAGCTGAAGCTTTCAGGCGGCTATGAGGGCGCGGAACGGAAGCGGGCCCTTATCGCACCTGAGTACCGGATGCTGGACGATGAGCCAGACGGCGTTGCGCTCCTGCGCATTACCGCATCTTCGCAAGGCCACTTGGAGCTGGAGCATGGCGATTATTTGGGCGCTCTGCTCGGCCTCGGCATCAAACGCGACCGGATCGGGGATCTTCATATCCATGAAGATTTCTGTCACTGCCTGCTGGCTGAAGAAATCGCCGATTACATCAATATTCATTTGCGGCAAGTCCACCGGGTTCATGTCTTGACCGACATCGTCCCTTTATCCGATTTGCGCATCGCCGAAGCGGATTTAGAGGAAATGAGCCTATCGGTGGCTTCTTTGCGTCTTGACGGGATTGCCAGCGACGTGCATCGCGTTAGCCGTGCCAAAATCGTCGACCCGATCCGCGCGGGACGATGCCGGATCAATTGGAAGGTTGAAGAGGATCCGTCCGCGCCGCTTAAGGAAGGCGATGTCGTTTCCATGCAGGGCCTGGGCCGCTTCAAGGTGCTAGGCGTCGAAGGCATGACGAAGAAAGGCCGGCAGCGCGTGAGGATCGGTAAATTTATATAA
- the pgeF gene encoding peptidoglycan editing factor PgeF yields the protein MEPFKHVETAKGPSLFLLPEWMALKEGLTAGFTGRHGGASAAPWESLNCGLHVGDRDEAVLDNRRRLAEALQWPYEAWTCAEQVHGNRVYRVTREDRGKGRDSRVTAVQDTDAIMTADKDVLLTSFYADCVPLYFFDPVQEAVALAHAGWKGTALEIARHTVEAMSEAYGCQPANIRGGIGPSIGLCCYEVDAAVLGRMDPLIRELDALLKASGFEAGPIAQPTSEGKARINLKELNRQIMIKAGILPMHIELSEWCTGCRTDLFFSHRMEGGQTGRMVSWIGMGRGEGTA from the coding sequence ATGGAACCGTTTAAACATGTAGAAACGGCGAAGGGACCTTCGCTTTTTTTGTTGCCGGAATGGATGGCGCTAAAGGAAGGATTAACGGCAGGTTTCACAGGGCGGCACGGCGGGGCAAGCGCTGCGCCATGGGAGTCGCTCAACTGCGGTCTTCATGTCGGTGACCGCGACGAGGCAGTTCTGGATAACCGCAGACGGCTCGCGGAAGCGCTGCAATGGCCTTATGAGGCATGGACATGCGCCGAGCAGGTTCATGGAAATCGGGTTTATCGGGTTACCCGGGAGGACCGCGGCAAAGGGCGGGACAGCCGGGTAACAGCCGTTCAGGATACGGATGCGATTATGACGGCGGATAAGGATGTACTGCTGACCTCTTTCTATGCGGACTGTGTGCCGCTGTATTTCTTCGACCCGGTTCAAGAGGCGGTCGCACTCGCCCATGCCGGCTGGAAAGGGACGGCGCTGGAGATTGCGCGCCATACCGTTGAAGCGATGTCGGAAGCTTACGGATGCCAGCCGGCAAACATTCGAGGCGGTATTGGTCCTTCGATCGGCTTATGCTGCTATGAGGTCGACGCTGCGGTGCTTGGCCGGATGGATCCGCTGATCCGCGAGCTTGACGCCCTCTTGAAGGCAAGCGGGTTTGAAGCAGGGCCGATCGCGCAGCCCACATCAGAAGGCAAAGCAAGGATAAACTTGAAAGAATTGAACCGACAGATTATGATAAAAGCAGGAATTTTGCCGATGCATATCGAATTATCAGAGTGGTGTACAGGCTGCCGGACGGATCTCTTCTTCTCCCATCGCATGGAAGGGGGACAAACCGGACGGATGGTCAGCTGGATCGGCATGGGAAGAGGTGAAGGAACCGCGTGA
- a CDS encoding YggS family pyridoxal phosphate-dependent enzyme, with protein MTLQERMEAVEQRLAEACRRSGRRREEIQLIAVTKYVGTEETKNVLRHGLVHLGENRWQNASEKWHAISGTESGEPLPAGQAVWHFIGSLQTNKVKDVIGKFTYIHSLDRLSLAQAIERRAEQLGIVVPCFIQVNVSGEDSKHGLAPEALQAFAKELADMPHIEPVGLMTMAPIDSDGEQSRPTFRGLRLLRDELNERAVLRKPISGLSMGMSGDFEIAVEEGANWLRLGTILVGNG; from the coding sequence GTGACATTGCAGGAACGAATGGAAGCGGTGGAGCAGCGTCTCGCTGAAGCGTGCCGGAGAAGCGGCAGACGGCGGGAAGAAATTCAGTTGATTGCAGTAACCAAGTATGTCGGCACGGAGGAGACGAAGAACGTGCTGCGCCACGGACTTGTCCACCTGGGCGAGAATCGCTGGCAGAATGCCTCCGAGAAGTGGCACGCCATCTCCGGCACGGAGTCCGGGGAGCCATTGCCTGCAGGACAAGCCGTATGGCATTTTATCGGATCTCTCCAAACGAATAAAGTCAAGGACGTCATCGGAAAGTTTACATACATTCATTCCTTGGACCGCTTGTCGCTTGCCCAGGCGATCGAACGGCGGGCCGAGCAGCTGGGAATCGTTGTGCCTTGCTTCATTCAGGTTAATGTATCCGGCGAGGACAGCAAGCATGGATTGGCGCCGGAAGCTTTGCAGGCCTTCGCTAAGGAGCTGGCCGATATGCCCCATATCGAGCCGGTCGGCCTCATGACGATGGCGCCGATCGATTCGGATGGCGAGCAATCCAGGCCGACCTTTCGCGGGCTCCGGCTGCTGCGGGATGAACTGAACGAACGGGCTGTCCTGCGCAAGCCTATTAGCGGGCTGTCGATGGGAATGTCCGGCGATTTCGAGATCGCCGTTGAAGAAGGCGCCAATTGGCTGCGCCTCGGTACGATACTGGTGGGCAATGGGTAA
- the ftsA gene encoding cell division protein FtsA: MSSNDIIVSLDIGTSKVRAIIGEVQGGAINIIGVGSADSEGIRKGAIVDIDQTVQSIRNAVDHAERMVGIQISDVYVGIQGNHIGLQTNHGVVAVSNEDREIGEDDIDRVLQAAKVVALPPEREIINLVPKQFLVDGLEGISDPSGMIGVRLEVEATVVTGAKTAIHNLVRCVEKANLRISGIILMSLASGQMCLTKDEKMMGTVLADIGAGSCTVAIFDQGSISATSTLPIGGEYVTSDISYGLRTQTEQAEKIKQKFGCALLDDAAEDQKFKVMRMGSNVEKEFSQVDLANIIEPRMQEIFSLIRQEVRRLGYGDKVNGYVLTGGSVTMPGTLALAQAELESSVRIAVPDYIGVRDPAFTSGVGMIQYVSKYMRNRTASAPKKTTNRKAGSTASTKPGLFERLKNMFSEFI, encoded by the coding sequence TTGAGCAGCAACGACATCATCGTCAGTTTGGACATCGGTACATCCAAAGTTCGTGCTATTATTGGCGAAGTGCAAGGCGGAGCCATTAATATTATTGGAGTTGGATCTGCCGACTCGGAAGGTATTCGTAAAGGAGCCATCGTGGATATTGACCAAACCGTGCAATCCATCCGCAATGCGGTGGATCATGCGGAACGCATGGTTGGCATTCAAATAAGCGACGTTTACGTCGGCATTCAAGGCAATCATATCGGATTACAAACGAATCATGGCGTCGTAGCCGTGTCTAATGAAGACAGAGAGATCGGCGAAGACGATATTGATAGGGTGCTGCAGGCCGCTAAGGTAGTCGCGCTTCCACCGGAGAGAGAAATTATCAACCTGGTGCCGAAGCAATTTTTAGTAGATGGTCTCGAAGGCATATCAGACCCAAGCGGAATGATCGGCGTTCGCTTGGAAGTGGAAGCAACAGTCGTTACGGGAGCGAAGACGGCGATACATAACCTGGTCCGCTGTGTGGAGAAAGCGAATCTCCGCATTTCGGGAATCATCTTGATGTCGCTTGCTTCCGGTCAAATGTGTTTAACAAAGGATGAGAAAATGATGGGCACCGTGCTGGCCGATATCGGCGCGGGATCGTGCACGGTTGCGATCTTCGATCAAGGCAGCATCAGCGCCACATCGACGCTGCCGATCGGCGGCGAGTACGTTACAAGCGATATTTCTTACGGGCTTCGCACTCAGACGGAGCAAGCGGAGAAAATCAAGCAGAAATTTGGCTGCGCATTGCTGGACGATGCCGCAGAAGACCAGAAGTTCAAAGTGATGCGCATGGGCAGCAACGTCGAGAAGGAATTTTCGCAGGTCGACTTGGCGAATATTATCGAGCCCCGGATGCAGGAGATCTTTAGCCTCATCCGTCAAGAAGTGCGCCGGCTGGGCTACGGGGACAAGGTGAACGGATATGTGCTCACTGGCGGCTCCGTAACGATGCCAGGCACGCTTGCGCTTGCGCAAGCCGAATTGGAATCATCAGTACGCATAGCCGTACCCGATTATATCGGCGTTCGAGATCCGGCATTCACTAGCGGCGTAGGCATGATCCAATACGTTTCCAAATATATGCGTAACCGCACCGCCAGCGCTCCGAAGAAAACGACTAACCGGAAAGCGGGATCAACTGCGTCAACTAAGCCAGGACTATTCGAACGTCTGAAAAATATGTTTAGTGAATTTATTTGA
- the sigE gene encoding RNA polymerase sporulation sigma factor SigE, translating to MLVKWKLILQLYYYRVLFLFGLKSEEIYYIGGSEALPPPLTREEEEYLLEKLPSGDTAIRAMLIERNLRLVVYIARKFENTGIHIEDLVSIGAIGLIKAVNTFDPEKKIKLATYASRCIENEILMYLRRNSKTRTEVSFDEPLNIDWDGNELLLSDVLGTENDTIYRNIEEQVDRKLLHKALDKLTERERIIMELRFGLADGEEKTQKDVADLLGISQSYISRLEKRIIKRLRKEFNKMV from the coding sequence ATGCTCGTCAAATGGAAATTGATCCTGCAGTTATATTATTATCGCGTTTTATTTTTATTCGGGTTAAAGAGCGAAGAAATATATTATATCGGCGGAAGCGAGGCGCTGCCCCCTCCTCTGACTCGCGAGGAAGAGGAGTATTTGCTGGAGAAGCTGCCTTCCGGCGATACCGCGATCCGTGCGATGCTCATCGAACGCAACCTGAGGCTTGTCGTATATATTGCGCGCAAATTCGAGAATACGGGCATCCATATCGAGGATCTCGTATCGATCGGCGCGATCGGATTGATCAAAGCGGTGAATACATTCGATCCCGAGAAGAAAATTAAGCTGGCTACCTATGCATCGCGCTGCATTGAGAATGAAATCCTGATGTACCTCCGGCGCAACAGCAAGACCCGTACGGAAGTATCCTTCGATGAGCCGCTGAATATCGACTGGGACGGCAACGAGCTGCTTCTCTCCGATGTGCTCGGAACCGAGAACGATACCATCTACCGCAACATCGAGGAGCAGGTGGACCGCAAGCTGCTGCACAAGGCGCTCGACAAGCTGACGGAACGGGAGCGGATCATTATGGAGCTTCGGTTCGGGCTCGCCGATGGCGAAGAGAAGACGCAGAAGGATGTGGCGGACCTGCTCGGCATTTCGCAATCGTATATTTCCAGACTGGAGAAACGGATCATCAAGCGGCTGCGCAAAGAGTTCAATAAGATGGTTTGA
- the ftsZ gene encoding cell division protein FtsZ → MLEFDFEMEQLAQIKVIGVGGGGSNAVNRMIENGVKGVEFITVNTDAQALHMAKSEQKLQIGDKLTRGLGAGANPEVGKKAAEESRESVMNTLKGADMVFVTAGMGGGTGTGAAPVIAEIARECGALTVGVVTRPFTFEGRKRSGQAEMGIEALKEKVDTLIVIPNDRLLEIVDKKTPMLEAFREADNVLKQAVQGISDLIAVPGLINLDFADVKTIMTERGSALMGIGAATGENRAAEAARKAIQSPLLETSIDGARGIIMNITGGSNLSLYEVNEAAEIVIAASDPEVNMIFGASIDENLKEDIKVTVIATGFEHRGAPSIIRTPGTQTASEASSGETRQPSAGAAPKTFSGSSASDQLDIPAFLRNRRNNDR, encoded by the coding sequence ATGTTGGAGTTTGATTTTGAAATGGAGCAGCTGGCGCAAATTAAGGTCATCGGCGTCGGCGGCGGCGGTAGCAATGCTGTCAATCGAATGATTGAGAACGGCGTCAAAGGCGTTGAATTTATAACGGTTAATACGGACGCGCAAGCGCTCCATATGGCGAAATCCGAGCAGAAGCTGCAAATCGGGGACAAGCTTACCCGAGGGCTTGGAGCCGGTGCTAATCCGGAAGTCGGCAAGAAAGCGGCGGAGGAATCACGCGAGAGCGTGATGAACACGCTCAAGGGCGCCGATATGGTATTCGTCACGGCAGGTATGGGTGGCGGTACGGGAACAGGCGCCGCTCCGGTCATTGCGGAAATTGCACGCGAGTGCGGGGCATTGACGGTCGGCGTTGTGACGCGTCCCTTTACATTTGAAGGACGCAAGCGCTCGGGTCAAGCCGAGATGGGCATTGAAGCGCTGAAAGAGAAAGTAGACACGTTGATCGTTATCCCGAATGATCGTCTTCTAGAAATCGTCGATAAGAAAACGCCGATGCTGGAAGCGTTCCGGGAAGCCGATAACGTATTGAAGCAGGCGGTGCAGGGCATTTCCGACCTGATCGCCGTACCGGGACTGATCAACCTCGACTTTGCCGACGTAAAGACGATCATGACCGAGCGCGGCTCCGCCTTGATGGGGATCGGCGCAGCGACAGGCGAGAACCGCGCAGCAGAAGCTGCACGCAAAGCGATTCAAAGCCCATTGCTGGAAACTTCCATCGACGGCGCCCGCGGCATTATCATGAATATTACCGGCGGGTCGAACCTGTCGCTCTATGAAGTCAATGAAGCAGCCGAAATCGTCATCGCCGCCTCCGATCCGGAAGTGAACATGATTTTTGGCGCAAGCATCGACGAAAACTTGAAAGAAGACATTAAGGTGACGGTTATTGCAACAGGCTTTGAACACCGAGGCGCACCTAGCATAATCCGTACGCCTGGCACGCAGACAGCAAGCGAAGCAAGCAGCGGCGAGACGCGTCAGCCGTCAGCCGGCGCCGCTCCGAAGACGTTCAGCGGCTCTTCAGCGAGCGATCAGCTGGATATCCCGGCTTTCCTGCGTAACCGTCGTAATAACGACCGCTAG